CCGCTCGCGCAACGATCAAGTCGCCACCGACATCCGCCTGTGGCTGCGCGGCGAAATCGACCGCGTCAAAGGTCTCATCAAGGATCTGCGCACGGCCCTGATCGATCTGGCCGAGCAGCACGCCGAAACGATCATGCCGGGCTTCACGCATCTGCAAGTCGCGCAGCCCGTCACGTTCGGCCATCATCTGCTCGCCTACGTCGAGATGTTCGGCCGCGACGACGAGCGCATGCGCGATTGCCGCGCCCGCCTCAATCGCCTGCCGCTCGGCGCGGCGGCGCTTGCCGGCACGAGCTATCCGATCGATCGCCATGCGGTGGCGAAGACACTCGGCTTCGATGACATCTGCGCGAATTCGCTCGACGCCGTTTCCGACCGCGACTTCGCGATCGAATTCACGGCGGCGGCGGCGCTCGTCATGACGCACGTCTCGCGTCTGTCCGAAGAGCTCGTGCTCTGGATGAGCCCGCGCGTGGGCTTCATCGATTTGGCCGACCGCTTCTGCACGGGCTCGTCGATCATGCCGCAGAAGAAGAACCCCGACGTGCCCGAGCTCGCGCGCGGCAAGACGGGGCGCGTGAACGGCCATCTGGTGGCGCTCCTGACGTTGATGAAGGGCCAGCCGCTCGCCTACAACAAAGACAATCAGGAAGACAAAGAGCCGCTGTTCGATACGGTCGACACCGTTGCCGATACGCTGCGCATCTTCGCCGAACTGGTGGCCGGCATCACCGTGAAGCCCGAGGCGATGCGCGCCGCGGCGCTGCAAGGATTCTCGACGGCGACCGATTTGGCCGACTATCTCGTCAAGCGCGGCCTGCCGTTTCGCGACGCGCACGAAGCCGTCGCACACGCGGTGCGCATCTGCGTCGACCGCGGCTGCGATCTGGCCGACCTCACGCTCGACGAAATGCGCGGCGAACTACCGAACGTGGCGCACCTGATCGGCGAAGACGTATTCGACTATCTGACGCTCGAAGGCTCGGTAGCCAGCCGCAATCACCCGGGCGGCACGGCGCCGAGCCAAGTGCGCGCCGCCGCGCAGG
The sequence above is a segment of the Trinickia acidisoli genome. Coding sequences within it:
- the argH gene encoding argininosuccinate lyase, with amino-acid sequence MTSQLHKKGEAWSARFSEPMSELVKRYTSSVFFDKRMALVDIEGSLAHAKMLAAQKIIGTGDLDAIERGMAQIKGEIERGEFVWQLDLEDVHLNIEARLTALIGDAGKRLHTGRSRNDQVATDIRLWLRGEIDRVKGLIKDLRTALIDLAEQHAETIMPGFTHLQVAQPVTFGHHLLAYVEMFGRDDERMRDCRARLNRLPLGAAALAGTSYPIDRHAVAKTLGFDDICANSLDAVSDRDFAIEFTAAAALVMTHVSRLSEELVLWMSPRVGFIDLADRFCTGSSIMPQKKNPDVPELARGKTGRVNGHLVALLTLMKGQPLAYNKDNQEDKEPLFDTVDTVADTLRIFAELVAGITVKPEAMRAAALQGFSTATDLADYLVKRGLPFRDAHEAVAHAVRICVDRGCDLADLTLDEMRGELPNVAHLIGEDVFDYLTLEGSVASRNHPGGTAPSQVRAAAQAARKTL